In Eretmochelys imbricata isolate rEreImb1 chromosome 14, rEreImb1.hap1, whole genome shotgun sequence, a genomic segment contains:
- the LOC144274351 gene encoding uncharacterized protein LOC144274351 produces the protein MAVVNPAQMPMTFEEVAVYFTAGQGALLDPGQRALYRDVMQENYETVTSLGLPIPKPDLITQLEAGEELWVPDLQDSEARKMPRGTRTDDVKMSENEEGNPQQEGPEQVDLQGNFLRRAEENFSQCLEQRKAWSNCHRSERKLENHPGKKVHDSFECGGGDQDSKETTTQQTNPKEKKPYKCLECGKSFNWSSNLTAHRRLHMGEKPYKCLECGKSFSQCSGLIRHGRIHTGEGPYKCLECGKSFGAPSALIVHQRTHTGEKPYKCLECGKHFSQRSGLISHQRTHTGEKPFKCSHCGKSFSQCSHLTCHGRIHTGGGPYKCLDCGKSFSGPSAVIAHKRTHTGEKPYKCLDCGKSFSVSSGLIIHRRIHTGEKPYKCLDCGKSFSVSSVLITHQRTHMGEKPYKCLDCGKSFSQRSGLISHGRIHTGEGPYKCLQCGKSFSAPSALIVHQRTHTGEKPYKCLDCEKSFSQSSNLIAHQRLHTGERSCK, from the exons ATGGCTGTGGTGAATCCTGCTCAG ATGCCGATGACCtttgaggaggtggctgtgtactTCACTGCTGgacagggggctctgctggaccccggtcagagagccctctatagggacgtcatgcaggagaattatgagacggtgacctcgctgg GACTCCCCATTCCCAAACCTGACTTGATCACCCAGCTGGAAgcaggggaagagctgtgggTCCCAGATCTCCAGGACTCTGAGGCAAGGAAGATGCCAAGAGGCACCCGCACAG ATGATGTGAAAATGAGTGAGAATGAGGAGGGGAATCCACAGCAGGAAGGTCCTGAGCAAGTGGACCTGCAGGGGAACTTTTTGAGAAGAGCTGAAGAGAACTTTTCCCAGTGCTTGGAACAGAGAAAAGCCTGGAGTAATTGTCACAGGTCAGAGAGGAAGCTGGAAAACCACCCAGGGAAGAAAGTGCATGATTCCTTTGAATGTGGGGGAGGAGACCAGGATTCCAAAGAAACCACAACCCAGCAGACAAATCCCAAAGAAAAGAAACCTTATAAATGcttagaatgtggaaaaagcttcaACTGGAGCTCAAATCTTACTGCCCATCGGAGACTGCACATGGGAGAGAAACCgtataaatgccttgagtgtgggaaaagcttcagtcagtgCTCAGGCCTTATTAGGCATggaagaatccacacaggagagggaccatataaatgccttgagtgtgggaaaagtttcggTGCACCATCAGCCCTTATTgtacatcagagaacccacacgggagagaaaccctataaatgccttgagtgtgggaaacacttcagtCAGCGCTCAGGCCTTATTAGCC atcagagaacccacacaggagagaaaccgtTTAAATGCTcgcactgtgggaaaagtttcagtcaGTGCTCACATCTTACTTGCCatgggagaatccacactggAGGGGGACcatataaatgcttggactgtgggaaaagtttcagtggACCATCAGCCGTTATTGCACATAAGAggacccacacaggagagaaaccctataaatgcttggATTGTGGAAAAAGCTTCAGTGTGAGCTCAGGTCTTATTATCCAtaggagaatccacacgggagagaaaccgTATAAATGTCttgactgtggaaaaagtttcagtgTATCATCAGTccttattacacatcagagaacccacatgggagagaaaccctataaatgcttggactgtgggaaaagcttcagtcagcgcTCAGGCCTTATTAGCCATGGGAGAATCCATACGGGAGAGGGACCATATAAATGCCttcagtgtgggaaaagtttcagtgcACCATCAGCCCTTATTgtacatcagagaacccacacaggagagaaaccttataaatgcttggactgtgagaaaagcttcagtcagagctcaAATCTTATTGCCCATCAGAGactgcacacaggagagagatcCTGTAAATGA